ACAGACTCGCTCCGGGTGTCTCGCTCAAGCGCTTCATATCCTCCATGGCTTGTTCTGCCTCTTCAGATGTGAGATAGCCCATGTCCACGAGCCGTGGGAAATAGTTGGGATAGAAGGAATTGGGCCACTGCCACTCGAATTCATGCGGAGTGACCACTTTCTGCATGGGCCGATAGGAGAGGATATCCATGTCCATGCCTTCCAGTATGCCCGGAAGGTAGCGTCCGACATCGATCTCTCCCTCAGAATCCTGGAAGCTCTGCAATGCAGCGGCAATTGCCTTCTTCAGGTCAGGCATCTCAGGAGTGGTCTGATGGGTGGACCAATCGTAGTATTCATGGATGACCATGCGTCCCCCGGGTCTCAAGGCCTGATGCACCTTTTTCAAGATTCCTTCTGCATCCGGCACCCAGGCCAGGGCCCAGCGGCAGTACATGCCATCCAGACTCTCTGTCTCCAATTGCATATCAGCAAAGTCTGCGCAGATGGTCTCGATGCGTAGGCCATGTAGGCGGGAGACTTCATTGAGATGTGCGATATACCCTTCAGAGAGGTCGATGCCTATCACCTTGCCTTCCCTGCCGGTGATATAGGCGAGTTCTTGAGAACAATAGCCCGGGCCACAGCCCAGATCTAGCAGCACGTCCCCATGCTTGAAACCTGCTGCATTCCATCCCCGCAAAGCCTCACTGGACCACACCTGATGCTGGACACCGAGTCGATGAAGTTCATCCTGGTCAGTACCGAGGATGTATGAATTCTTCTCTGATAAGCTCATGATGAAGGATATGTAATTATCTGATGGGTCCCAAGTGGGTGTCTTTGAATCCCGATGGGAATTTAAGACCATATCCCAGAATACGGTCCAGACTTGAATGACCAAAGAGAATGATGCCGGCAATTTCTAGCCATTGGACTCCCCAGAGATATCCGCAGATCAATAGTACAAGGGCAATTCCCTTGTGATGAAGCAGATTGTAAGAGAATGCGCCAATATTAGAATCGATCAGATAACCGAGCATCCCGATATCCGGAAGAAGGATAAGAACAAGGAAATACCACCAAGGGAATGAGGTCATTGAGAATAGGTAGATGGAGAAGGCGAACATGGCCGCTTCTTCCCATTTCAATAGCTTCTTCATCATTCGGGCAAATAGGTTTCAGGTATCTGCTGCTCCTTGCTCTCTTGGGTCCAGTATATATTGAGTATCCACCAGCGCTCTCCGTCATTGAGTAATTGGATGCTGTTGATACCGCGCATGAAGGGAGCTTCATCTGCTTGGCTATTGAAAGCCTCATAGGTGCTGAATACCTGTGTGATCATCCCGAAGGTGTCCACTTCACGATGGATCTCCTCCTCGAAGAATCCCTTCTCCACGAGCCAAGGGCCTGATTTCTCGATATAATCCTCCACGGTGAGATACCAGGCCTGTATGTTGCCTTCCTTATCATGTCCAGAGGGAATCAGTTTTGCATCGGGATGGAAGAGATAGCGCATGAGATCCCAGTCGCGTGCCGCACCTTTCTCACCGGAGATGACCCCATATAGATTCTCGATGATGCCATCGAGGGTGCGTACTTTATCCAGATAAAGTGAATCGCTTCCTGCGGATGCGGATATGCCTATCGAGCTGACGATGAAGAGGGTAAGTAGGATGTGTTTCATGTATCGAATGTACATATGCCACTCATACTCTTCAAAAGCCTTTTGATGAGCGGCCGGTCAGGATAGAGCGCTGTATATTCGAGGCATGAGAATACGTGTGATAGAATCCATCCTGCTGATGTTCATGACCATGGGCTTTCAGGCAGCTCAAGGTCAGACTTTCAATGAATTCATCGACTACGTGAACGGGCTTCCTGAGTCCCAGCGCAGCGAGAAGACGGATAGCCTACTCAACAATACCTCGTCCTTTCCGATCACTGAGGATGGCTATGCGCACATCATCTATAATGGGAATGTGAGCAACGCTCAGGTGGCCGGAGATTGGACGGGCTGGAATCCGGCCGGTCAGAATCTGACCAACATTTCAGGAACAGATTTCTGGTACCGCACAGCGGCATTCGACAATGCCGCACGATTGGATTATAAGATCGTACTCAATGGCTCCAATTGGATCCTCGACCCCTTGAATCCCTTCTATGCACCGGGTGGCTTTGGCAATAACTCGGAACTACGCATGCCGGAGTACGAACCTCCGGTGGAGATCGAGTATGATCCAAGTATCCCCCACGGCACGGTCGAGACCCATTCATTCACCAGTACCAATATGAATGACACCCGTACCGTCAAGGTATACCTTCCACCCGGCTATGACCAGAGCACAGAGGATTATCCCATGGTCCTCGTTCATGATGGATTGGAGTACATCGATTTCTCTCAGATGGACAATACCTTGGATTATCTCATCGATCAGGGATCCATACCCCCGATGATCGGGATCTTCGTACCACCGGTCGACCGTACGGAAGAGTATCATGAATCCGAGCAGGCCGACTTCACAGCCTTCATCGTAGATGAGCTGATGAGCTGGGCCGATCAGGAATACCGGATCCTGGACGGAGCTGAGAACCATGCGGTGCTGGGTTCCAGCAGTGGGGGAAATATCTCCATCTGGCTGGGAATGCAGCATCCAGAGGTATTCGGCAAGGTGGCTGCTTTCTCGCCCTATACTGAACCCGATATCCTCAATGGTTTCGAGAATGCAAGCGAGCCCTTTGACTTGAAGATCTATGTGCTGCACGGCAGTTATGACCACATCTCGGTCATTCATCAGAGTGTTGATGCCTTCGTTCCGCTCTTAGTGGCCGATGGCTATGATCATTTGTATGAAGAGTTCCCAGAAGGACACAGCTATGGATTCTGGCGGGCCTATATCGACAATGCCTTGATATTCCTGTTCGACACCTCCACTGGAATAGAGGAATCCGAGGCCGATGAAGAAGGTGGTCTGGACTTGTATCCCAATCCGACCGATGGGCCATTCTCGCTCCAATTCACCGCAAGATCAGGATCATCCGTGCTGGTAGAGATCTTCGATCTCTCGGGTAATCTGATCGACACGGCCCAGCAAGTGGTCGAGTCGTCCGGTGTGCAGAGAATGAACTTGGAAAATGAAGCAAATGGAAAGAATCTCTCTC
The nucleotide sequence above comes from Flavobacteriales bacterium. Encoded proteins:
- a CDS encoding class I SAM-dependent methyltransferase, encoding MSLSEKNSYILGTDQDELHRLGVQHQVWSSEALRGWNAAGFKHGDVLLDLGCGPGYCSQELAYITGREGKVIGIDLSEGYIAHLNEVSRLHGLRIETICADFADMQLETESLDGMYCRWALAWVPDAEGILKKVHQALRPGGRMVIHEYYDWSTHQTTPEMPDLKKAIAAALQSFQDSEGEIDVGRYLPGILEGMDMDILSYRPMQKVVTPHEFEWQWPNSFYPNYFPRLVDMGYLTSEEAEQAMEDMKRLSETPGASLFCPAMVEIIAEKR
- a CDS encoding DUF4260 domain-containing protein, producing the protein MKKLLKWEEAAMFAFSIYLFSMTSFPWWYFLVLILLPDIGMLGYLIDSNIGAFSYNLLHHKGIALVLLICGYLWGVQWLEIAGIILFGHSSLDRILGYGLKFPSGFKDTHLGPIR
- a CDS encoding T9SS type A sorting domain-containing protein, yielding MRIRVIESILLMFMTMGFQAAQGQTFNEFIDYVNGLPESQRSEKTDSLLNNTSSFPITEDGYAHIIYNGNVSNAQVAGDWTGWNPAGQNLTNISGTDFWYRTAAFDNAARLDYKIVLNGSNWILDPLNPFYAPGGFGNNSELRMPEYEPPVEIEYDPSIPHGTVETHSFTSTNMNDTRTVKVYLPPGYDQSTEDYPMVLVHDGLEYIDFSQMDNTLDYLIDQGSIPPMIGIFVPPVDRTEEYHESEQADFTAFIVDELMSWADQEYRILDGAENHAVLGSSSGGNISIWLGMQHPEVFGKVAAFSPYTEPDILNGFENASEPFDLKIYVLHGSYDHISVIHQSVDAFVPLLVADGYDHLYEEFPEGHSYGFWRAYIDNALIFLFDTSTGIEESEADEEGGLDLYPNPTDGPFSLQFTARSGSSVLVEIFDLSGNLIDTAQQVVESSGVQRMNLENEANGKNLSPGLYHICITIDDRSEGCEELIHVK